GACAGCTGGTTGTGTAGTCTCACAGGGCTAGTTGTCTTTTTTGATGACAACTAGATTTGATGTTTAAAGAGACTTTGTTTCCATCAACCTGtcattacgtttacatttacattcgtAAAGGTGAAgctttgttgtgtttttggtTTACTGTGGTTATAcaccaatgagccaaaacattaggtcCACCTGCCTAATTTGCTGTTAATACAGCTCTGACTCACCAAGACATGGACTTCGGAGAATatctgaaggagtcctgtgATATCTGGTAGGAGGACATTGCCAGCAGGTTCTTTTACTTCTGTGTTGCAAGATAAATTGTTCTATagcgcatcctggtgccatctttCCTGCGGGTAAATGATGCACATGTGCCAgccatccacatgatcttggagaaaacaggatttgtctTTTGAGTAAGCATGGACACCTAAACACGCCTGAGACTACCCAGTCCCATAAACAGAAGGGTATCCTTTAGCCACAGTAGCCCTTTTTGGACTGTACCAGACGCCATAGCGTTAATGACATGTCTTGGCCCCCAACGACCTTCCTCCTGGTTTGTGACTCGTCCCTTCCTTGAACCACTGTCAGCTGCCTTCAAGCactaaaacatgctagcacaccagagctgacatctcgaacttgtGAATTTGGCTGGGTACCTCTGTGGACAATGATCGGCTCATCTTTTGGATCAGATTGCCAGTAAttattcctcataactgctgcaattacgacctctgatggctgatcgatggcacctgcacagagaagagagataatgaggatcagtgtgtgactcttcgTACGAGATACCGAGCCCCTTGTGACCTTGTCTcttacaggtgaaaagaagctgtCTTCTACTGCATGTGTAAGTCACGGCTCTCAGAGatgcgacttcagactcgactcgaactcgtttcaaatgactcaaaGACAACGAAAGtcagcagcatgtgttaacattagttatgtgtgacaattatatatgtaCGTATGTTCCAACATCATTCTgttcgtgtcattttctgctctttgATAACGCTCCAGCTGTtttgttccagccagcttccagtATAGTGATGAAGTgccgctccctactccctcttTTGGATTAGATTCTCACTTAAAGTGCTggaataccctatgtagtgcacttcactggaacagctggtgtgaatgaaacgctcccaTAGAACTGGAGCTAAtggttctgattttaattttgagcaggaaatgctgttatctgtatttatttagtttgcagcatcacacagatgatgtgtcagtgaaacgcttgagttagtattttaaaaagtttggaggtttttaattatatgcacatttacaaaattaaacggattatattcctaatgggacaacacatggttataaatctaatagcatctggaaaaaacataagctcaggtaagcagtgcttatggatttatttgctgtgttttggattttggccgctgtgcctgaTTTATcgcacgcttttgttttgcaatgaaaacctTCTTGtaacggaaattacattcatttgcacaatgactaggaaagtaaaggcactaagtaaaacggcaaaatacagttgctaatctgttgttgtttttgtctgaatttacatattatttgtttctacactacatttccaatatatgttttgtgtatattatattgactcgtgacttgactcggactctagcctaaagactcgtgaacATCTCTGACGGCTCTCCTCTGTCCGGAGTGGaaatcagcagcagtagagtgaaattgggtaattgaatatgactagattagaggGTAAATTGGGGAAAGACAGGACATCATTGGTGGGATAATGACTATACTGATATTAATATGGGATTGTGTGGTTTGAAACACAGCATGTTCCAGCCTCTTCATGTGCTTTTAAACTCACGCTATACAAAACCAATTTTTGTACTACAATCCTAAATGGGATTGTATTTCACAGttgcagagagacagaaaggaAGCAAGTCTCACTgtacttatttatgtattatggtCAGGTTGTTTTGATCTGTATTTGCTTAATTTAATATCTGATTCTGCCACAGGATTCCACATCCTGTTGCTCTTTATGACTAGCTCTCATCTAAAATGAATTACTTCTGTTCACTTGTCATGCTGCGTTACTGCCGGAGGATGGATGACACAGGGTTGGTGCCACGCAGTCTTCCACGGCATTATGGATACACTTGAGTGCATTGCAAGAGGAGTGATCTGTGTTTTGTGAGATAAATAAATCTAGAGCTACGGGAGTTTGGAGTTTGGAAGGTCATATGGGCCTTGCATGTATTCACACTGTAGTAGGTTACTAGTACTTGTGTATGGATAAGGATGGTTGAGCAACTCTGGGAGCTTTTTATGAAGTGCCAGGTGACAGCTTAGTGTCCAGGGACACAGCAACACACGATCACATACATATAAACCAGGTTCTGAGTTCTTCACCTGGAATGTCACGGCTGACAACTTAGACACAGGGGAGTCCGGCAAGGCACTTCATTGTCATGGTAACCAATGTAGTGCTAAAAATAGCACACCTTTTTCTGGACCAAAAGGTCCATGGAGAGTGGGAGCGCAGAATGCTAGGGAGGCTGCAGAGAATATGCGCCATCAGAGACGAACGAGcgttaaatacaaatattaccTTTTCTACCCATTTATCTCTTGAAGAGTCGGCGGGACTGAGAAGAAAATTATGTGAGTGcagctaatgcctagttcacactacacgatttttgccctgattttcgctcggcgactggtagGCGctagcaactcggcgttcgctctgtgatcgaaactcggctctcaatcactatgtgtgaactactcaacaactcgatccgagcggctcacaGAGTGACTGAaacgagatttctagcatgtcagatatctgaatctgagttggtcgaacagccaatgagaacgcaagatacgaggtgaggggaaacgcaggggagaagttgtaaaaaggtgggacaggggcataatatagtttatatcagaattatTAGAATAcatcggtacacacacacaagtagttttacagtatttctgacctgatcgttctctacaaaacataacaccaacattgcattgcaaaaaaaattttttaacatccaactcactatagaacaaataatccatgctgttcacgtagccaaatccactcagattcatttattttttttccttgattttacgctgcacatcagcacacaaactttgatcgctcgctacttgttgacgtacatttttggacgtgaaatcattaaacccctcgtcaattctcgcgtttgtttttgtgacaaaacatagtttgggagacaagatagaagctcacctgcgattccagttggtgatagatcgcgtagtgtgaaaccccctatcgccgatcagtcgtgtagtgtgacagCCACACCGatttgaaagactcccgattacaagagatccagttgtgtagtgtgaactgtacagcgacctgacgacttgggaagtcgtgtagtgtgaacttggcataacttaAAATAAAGACTGTAACCaactgtgttgcttttatgtaAACCAGTCTGGTGCTGTTCCACCAACCCATTCACACTATTATTTTTGTGGGCCAATGTCATGCCGAAGCAAGACAGGTCTTTCTTCAAACAGCTGACAGTTTGAAACACACATCTACTAAATATCGTTGTATTATGTGAATTCCAAAACAGTCCTAGACCACTGGAATAcatgtacgagggttcttcagaaagtttcagcacttttctacataatcaccttctgaggtatttttcccagcgtcagtAACAGTAGAACAGGAAAGAACACTGAAGGGTATTGCACTGTTTTAAAAGGGTATTGCACTGTTTTAAAAGGGTATTGCACATGGTTCACGTTTACTTAAAAAGAGTGCAAATATAAAACCATATAATTATCGTGATGGTGATTGTCTGTGCTTGGGGCGGTGCTGGTTGTAGTCTGACAGCAGTAGGAAGAAAGGAGCTAGGATATCTCTCCTTCAATCAACGCTGGCAGAGAAGCCTGTCGCTGAAGGAGCTGTCCAGTGCTGCCACTGACTCATACAGTGGGTGAGAGGTGTTCTCCATTAAGGATGACAGCTTGGCCATCATACTTCTTTCCCCTGCTGCCTCTACTGAGTCCAGAACTTGCCTTACTGATCAGTTTTTCCAGTTTCTTCCAGTCTGCTAGTAGAAATTACAGATGACCATGGCAGATACAGGGCAGATATTTGATGAACTAACTAcaatatattgccaaaagtattcgctcgtctgccttcacatgcatatgaacttgagtgacatctcattcttaatccatagggtttgatatgatgtcggcccaccctttgcagctataacagcttcaactcttctgggaaggatttctacaaggtttaggagtgtgtttatggaaatTTTTGACAATTTTTccaaaagtgcatttgtgaggtcagacactgatgttggacgagaaggcctggctcgcagtctccgctctaattcatcccaaaggtgttctattgggttgaggtcaggactcgctcatccatgtctttataagccttgctttgtgcactggtgtgcagtcatgttggaacaggaaggggccatccccaaactgttcccacaaagttgggagcatggaattgtccaaaatctcttggtatgctaaaGCATTAAGAGTCCCTTTCACTGGAGCTAAGGGGCCacgcccaactcctgaaaaaaaaccccacaccacaatcccccctccaccaaactttacacttggcacaatgcagtcagacaagtaccgttctcctgggcaactgccaaacccagactcgtccatcggattgccagacggagaagcgcgattcatcactccagagtccagtggcggcgtgctttacaccacggCATCCGACGccttgcattgcgcttggtgatgtaaggcttggatgcagctgctcggccatggaaacccattccatgaagctctctacgcactgttcttgagctaatctgaaggccacatgaagttcgGTGGTCTGTATCGATTTACTCTGCAGAatgttggcgacctctgcgcactatgcgcctcagcatcagctgaccccactctgtcattttacgtggcctaccacttcgtggctgagttgctgtcgttcccaaccgcttccactttgttataataacactgacagtcgactgtggaatatttagtagcgaggaaatttcacgactggacttgttgcacaggtgacatcctatcacggtaccactctggaattcactgagcttctGAGagagacccattctttcacaaatgtttgtagaagcagtctgcatgcctaggtgcttggttttatacacctgtggccatggaagtgattggaacacctgaattcaatgattttgaTAAGGTGTCAACATGATTGGATGCACCTATTAGTAATGAGTGTGGCCAAAATATCTTAGACCTTTTTAATTAGGTGTGTCCAAAATCTGTTGGCTCTGTAAGGCACATTATCCACAGGAATACCCTTACAAAAATAGCAGTACgagtatgtgtgggtgtgtggggtgAGTCAGTGGATGTGAAGTAATGACGGCTCTTCtgctgacacacacagataggaGAGCCTGGCTGGAAACTCATTTTACAGATAGTGCTTTTGGCACAGGGAGGTGGAACATAGATGCGCTTGGAAGTGCAATAAATTACAAAAGGAATTATGCCGACTGATGGTGTGGAGAAGCTGGTTGCAAAGGCCTTTTGCTTTCTGCCTGACTTCACTCTCTCTTTCACTCTCTGTCTCTGCAGTCTTAAATAAAAAGTGCTTTGTCAGTAGacatgtggagaaggtgaacgTTTGCTCTGCATTTagcgttaaaaccacctccttgtttctgcacacaatgtccatttatcagcgccacttaccatataggagcactttgtagttctacaattactgactgtagtccatctgtttctctgcatgctttgttagccccctttcatgctgttcttcaatggtctggactctcccaggaccaccacagagtaggtattatttgggtagtgggtcattctcatggtggtggtgtgttagtgtgtgttgtgctggtatgagtggatcagacagcagcgctgattgagttttttaaacacctcactgtcccagctggactgagaatagtccaccaaccaaaaatatccagccaaaagcgccctgtgggcagagtcctgtgaccactgatgaaggtctagaagatgaccaactcaaacagcagcaatagatgaacaatcgtctttgactttacatctacaaggtagaccaactaggtaggagtgtctaatagagtggacaatgagtggaaaTGGTATATAAAGCCActtttaccagcacaacacacactaacacaccaccaccatgtcagtgtcactgcagtgctgagaatgatccaccacctaaatgatacctgctctgtagtggtcctgtggtggtcctgaccattgaagaacagcatgaaagggggctaacaaagcatgcagagtaacagatggattacagtcagtatatgtagaacttcaaagtgcttctatatggtaagtggagctgatgaaatggacagtgagtgtagaaacaaggaggtggttttaatgttatggctgatcagtgtatgtattcaGGCAAATTCTTCCTTTCTACCATGTATTTTACTTACccgggttttttttttgcctgttcTGCCACTTCTGGCCCTTATTTCTGTAGTGCCGAATCATTATATGTTTAAGTCTTTTTTCCCTCTTCATCCTATGATAGTTATTCATCAGTATTAAGCAGACCACTATTCAGTGAGTGAGCACTCTTTGTGTAAAGCGCTGACAAGAGATAATGTTCACAAGAGAGGCTGCATGAATTTGCATCTCATTTAGAATTCAATGAACTTAGTAAGAACCTCACCCTCATCAATGATAAAAAGTTCATGAAAATGATAATAGCACTATTCCCGATTGATTTGTGTGTGGCATGTTGGTACCGGCTTTTAAAGAGGTCCTTTATCTTTTTAGTATTTGTTCAAGTAATGTTTTGCATTCATCTTCGAAGTGCCACTTGTGTATTTCCTTTTTTGATGACCTTGTGCTCACAGAATAAAGCCAACCAGACGTAGGTGACATATTACATAGAAAATtgctttcatttaaaaaagaaataaatatgcaTTTTTACTGACCAGCTTCTAGTAAACAGGTAAATTTTGAGCATtaaaattggtttattttgatacacactagggctgggcgatatggctaaaaaactcatatctccatatgcttttgagaagtggcgatattcGATACAATATattgtaaacttaaagtacaatggcaggccacgtTATATTAAAagcacaaaacattgtagttcttataaattctgactaattacagtgtttatatgttgtattattacaggctgtatttgtattcatattgacaatatttatatcaaacaaaccagcagaatctcacatttATGCtccattttacttcaaattaatgagcatcaaaaaaatccagaaaacgtttaatatttgatcatgcttttctatcattgcaaaatgaaatcgcatggtaaacagcagcaccgcgacccagatcaaccacacagcagtataaaatcataaccgcagcTTACCTTGGAGGCCATCTTGTATATtttcagaatatttccagaatataaagatccatatttaactgtgtttatccacctaactaatgaaaaccgtctTAGATCATTTTACTTCATTTATTCTCTTGGCTGTCGCGGTTAAAAGCTGAAACTTGTAATTCGTTCACTTATCTGTcaattatacagcaaccaatCAAGAGAGAGATTTCGCCCAAAATCTAAATtcgattggtttatacatctgaatctcttgaacCGGAGTTGCccacagagtgagcaaaacgaatgaatctttaccatagataagagcacaattttctgattcgattccaatgaataatttttctgaaaagagtcgtttctgactcattgactcagtgattcagtttccatgcttATACGTGAAGAAAAGCGTTCCGCTTAgcgcttttgtgttttaaacgttctcaaatggtaacctgtgtattctatGTTCGTTCACTGACACAGCTTTTGGCCTCACATCATTCTCGGACTCACGCAGTGACTGACACTCCTCGTACTCACGCgggtgcttttgctttaggtggTGCCACCTTTTGTCGTCACAGTATTTTTGCACGTTTTGCGAATTACAGTCttttgtttggagtctgaccttcTGTATCCGAAAAACTTCCACAGTGATGTAGCTCCCCTTTTAGGGACTAGTTCGTCAGTGCTAACTCCGGTACTACTCTCTACATTGGTCgccattatttcactgttatGCGCTTGAGAGCGAGTGACGCGCGTTTGCTAACAATATTGCGATATGGCAAAAACCTTATCGAATTTACGAcaataccggtattatcgtgaacgatattatatcgcccacccctaataCACACTATATCCAAAATGGCAAAAATGCTTTATAGTGCAGCTCAGTGGCTAAAAAGTTACTAATACCTAACTCAATGTTTAAATCCATAAAAAATACAGTGTCAGAGTCtgaattacattatttaatattagtcCCATAATTTAAgataatttaaaatgtttggTTATGGCTAAATTTCTACTGAACTATAATGGTGGCACATTTCAGGTAGGGCAATTGCATCAGTAGGGCATTTGGTGTGAAAACTGTGCCAATTCAAATAAGTCATATTTACACACTGGATCCATTagcgtagcactgtcgcctcacagcaagaaggtcctgggttcgatccccaggtggggcggtgttgtccccgtgtctgtgtgggtttactccgggtgctccggtttcctcccacagtccaaaaacatgcggccagactaattggagacactgaattgtcctatagatacctagccgctagggtgcataaaccagtgcattgtagtgctggtctcaagcccggataaatagggagggttgtgtcaggaagggcatccggcgtaaaaactgtgccaaatcaataatgcggatcccctaatgggagcagccgaGAAAATTGATTAACACACTGGATCCATTGAGGCCTGGCTTCACAATGACCACCTCTAGTGGAAACtatgctgctgttgggtcaaGGAGTGGGAGCAGAGAGAGGTAGGAAGGTGACTGAGAGTGCTGGAATGTTGAATGTGCACACTATGACTGTGACTGTTAAGGACGTGATCCAGCTGATATGATGGAGAGGAGAAGGGTTGACATACTATGTGTACAAGAGAACAAGTGGAAGGAACGTAAGGCTAGGAACCTTGTAGGTGGATTTAAACTGTTCTACCATGGTGTAGATGGGAGAAGAACTGGGGTAGGGAGAATCTTGAAAGAAGAGTACATCAACAATTGTAATAGAGGTGAAAAGAGAGATGTGTAAAGCTCAGAATCGATAGCCTGCTGATGAATGTCATCAGGGCGTATTCCAAACAAGTGCGTTGTAAGATTGGAGAGACGTACCAGCAATGTTTAGGAGATAGCGCAGTGGAGTTAACTAGAATGTTCAACAAAATCTTGGAATGTGAGAGGATTTGTGTGGAGTTGAGAAGAAACCTAATGGCTTCAAAGCTTCAGCAACTACAGAGGCATAAAGTTGATCAGCCACATCATGAACATCTGAAAATATGTAGAGAACGCTAGGTTAAGAAAAGAGGTAAGGATTGGTGAGCAGCAATACTGGGCGTGTTcgaaaaaacctagtgagctgccttgctgtcttactgtctacataggcagctatctaagtagagaggattctaataagtcattgacttataaggcaggttattcgaacactacttagacagcgattacatcagttttcattactaagctaacacagcatcatgccattcaaaccaatgcgatgtggtggcacaacgcgctagcacaGGGGTCGGGAACCTTTTTGGCTGAGAGAGCCATGAACGccacatattttaaaatgtaattccgTGAGAGCCATACAATATGTTTAAAACTAAATACAAGTAAATTTGTGCATTTTATGTAAGACCAACACTTTTAAAGTACAATAAGTCTCTGAATCCTTTTAAATAACATTGTTATGCTGTTGCTAACCAATGATGAATAAAGTACTTCTTACCATTAATGCGACTTCTGGTGCTGCATGGTTTTGCTGATGGCTTTGTAGTCTGGTTGATACGTGGTGAGGTTAAGCTTCATGCAGGCGTTGAGACTTCCATCTGTTAAACGTGATCGTAGGTTGGTCTTAATGTTCTTTAGATGTGAGAAAGACTGCTCACATGCATACGTAGAGCCAAACATTGTCAGTACAGCAATACTCACACGCTGCAGTGTGTGGTATGCGACGGAAAGCGCATTCCAAGTTTTGACAATCAGCTGGTCCGCGGGTTGAAgttttttcatttctttccaCTTGTGTTTGCTCGCCAACTCTGCTTGCTGTTGTGCAAGTCTTTCCAAATCTTCATTCAGTGACTTGAACTTATTCACCCACATGTCTGAGGCCTTCAGGTCAGCAGCTTGTAGCTCAAAATCTCTGACGGAGACACCGGGGATGTAACTCAGGTCGGCGCTGTCCACTGCACGCTCGTGTGGATGAGTgataaacttaaaaagacaaGTGCGCTCACGAAATTCTCCAAAGCGCGCTTTGAATGATTGCAGGAGGTTAGATGTGAAGCCCGCTAGCTGCTGAAGATCAAGATGTTGAGCAGGGTCACTTGCTGTGCATGCATCTTTAAACTCTCCCAGTTTTTCAAAGTGTAGTAAACGACCTGTTTCAATGTTGGCGATGAAGAGTTCTAGCTTGTTTTCAAATGCattgttttcaaatgtatttcCAACGCCTTGCATGTTCACATTGAGCTGGTTCAGATGTTCAGTCATGTCCACGAGATAGTAGAACTTCAGGAGCCACTCAGTGTTAGCTAACTCAGGATGCTCGACGTTTTTCATTTCAAGAAAAGTCCGGAATTCGCTCAGACAAGCCGCGAAACGGCTGAGCACCTTCCCTCTTGACAACCAACGCACATTGCTGTGCAGAAGCAGACCAGGATAATTATTCCCAACTTCATCcagcagtgttttaaactggcgATCATTTAAAGCTCGGGCAACAATAAAGTTGACCACCCGAATGACCAGCGACATCACCTCACCAAGCTGCTCGCCACACATCTGAGCACAAAGTGCCTCCTGATGTAGGATGCAGTGAAAACTTAGGATGGGTCTCTTTTCATGTTCACAAAGAAGCGCTACGAATCCTCTGTTTTTCCCCACCATGCACGGAGCACCATCAGTACACACCGAAATAAGTTTATCCATCGgtagatttttttctttagcGAGCTCAGTGAAAGACTTGAATAAATCCTCCCCTCTTGTTGTCCCTTTCATAGGCAAAACAGCAAGACTTTCCTCACGTAGTGTGTCACCGACAGCATACCTTGCAATCACGCTGAACTGGGACAAATGGCTTACGTCTGTTGACTCATCCAAAGCGAGAGAAAAGAATGGTGCTGCATTTATGTCCTTCACTTGTTTTGCCTCAATTTGATTTGCCATCATTATGGTACGATCGTGAACAGTTCTTGCCGACAGGGGcatgtcttttatttgtttgattatCTTGTCTTTATCCGAAAAGTCGTCAAAAAGTTCATTGGCAACAACAAGCATGAATGTTTTGGCATACTCTCCATCTGTGAATGGCTTTCCGTTTCTCACAGTTGCTAAAGCACCAGCAAAGCTAGCCGAATTCCAGTCACCTTGTTGGGTCCAAACACGGAGTTGCTGCTGACTAGCTTTCACTCTGCACAGTAGCTCTTGACATGCTTTCTTCCTGCTGTCCCCCGCAGGATATTTCGATGCAAATGTAGTATGGCGTGTGTCGAAGTGCCGCTTTATATTTGACCGTTTCATTGATGCAATTTTATCATTGCATATTAGACACACTGCAGAACCTGCTCTCTCCACAAAGGCGAATTCCTCTGTCCATTCCTGCTGAAAAGTACGATACTCctcatctttttttcttttagccaTCTTCTTCGATAAAAGGGTTTCTGCAATTAGCTAGCTGACTACTTGATTAAAAGGAGTTTTAACTGCCAGTTTTCAGTTCTGCGCTATCCCTATTCTATCCATTCTCTCTATTGTGGGCTATGGATGTTATTGTGTCTTTGAttgattacttatttatttgtaattgtcGGGCAGcacgggcggcatggtggcttagtgggtagcactgtcacctcacagcaagaaggtcctgggttcgatccccagttggggtggtccaggtccttactgtgcggagtttgcatgtcctctccgtttccgcatgggtttcctccgggtgctccagtttcctcccacagtccaaaaacatgccaccaggctaattggaaacactgaattgtcctatagatacctagccgctagatgcacaaaccagtgcattgtagtgccggtcccaagcccggatgaaaagggagggttgtgtcaggaagggcatccggcgtaaaaaaaaaaaaacggtgcCAAATcctgccggcgacccctaatgggaagaagccggaaatgcagACCCTGTAATcgaaaaatgggacaaaggctgaggaacaagaagaagaagatttgtAATTGTCCCCATTTTACTAGTGGCTTTAATGCATTTGCACTTGAGGTCCGTTTCTTTCTTGAAGGTGTGTGACTTTACCCAGTGCATTACCTAGAGGTTGTTGGCTGCTGGATTTGAACTGAGTCATGCACTCCACCGCTGTGTCACTTAGATACAGGCTGACATTTAAACCTATAGTACAAGCCAAGATCTTACTGATTAAAAATACAACCCGTGTCATAAACACTGGGATTCTGGGCTAGGGCAGTTAATCAACAAGGCCAACGATGCATGACAAGCTGCAAATAAAAGATCCTATTTCAGCTGTATGTGTATTCATTTCAATATTGAAGCCTCACCACCCTTTTTTCTGTGCTGCTTTCAGTGAAGATTATTTTTATAACAGGCTGGAATGTTTTCAATTATTGGTTCCACGCTCTGTGGCAGCTGACCTGCACACCATGCAGCataatttttttgttaaacTTTCTAATTTCACACTTGTTAAATATCTTTGTTAAACCGCTCTTTTAATCAAAAGCCTTTAAGATGCTGGGTGTCATTACAAAGCTGCAGAGAGTCTGAAACTGGGGTGGAATGAAATGGCTGGGCGTCTGGGTTTTGGGGGAGATTAATGTGCTGAACTTGTAGATCTAATCTTAATGTGGATAAGAAAAAACAAGAAGCTATTATGCATATATTATGCATTTGTTTATGATTCATCAACCTTCCTACtgggtggcttagtgggtagaacAGTTGCTTTACAGCAAGAGCTGAAagatca
The sequence above is drawn from the Trichomycterus rosablanca isolate fTriRos1 chromosome 9, fTriRos1.hap1, whole genome shotgun sequence genome and encodes:
- the LOC134320864 gene encoding general transcription factor II-I repeat domain-containing protein 2-like, which codes for MAKRKKDEEYRTFQQEWTEEFAFVERAGSAVCLICNDKIASMKRSNIKRHFDTRHTTFASKYPAGDSRKKACQELLCRVKASQQQLRVWTQQGDWNSASFAGALATVRNGKPFTDGEYAKTFMLVVANELFDDFSDKDKIIKQIKDMPLSARTVHDRTIMMANQIEAKQVKDINAAPFFSLALDESTDVSHLSQFSVIARYAVGDTLREESLAVLPMKGTTRGEDLFKSFTELAKEKNLPMDKLISVCTDGAPCMVGKNRGFVALLCEHEKRPILSFHCILHQEALCAQMCGEQLGEVMSLVIRVVNFIVARALNDRQFKTLLDEVGNNYPGLLLHSNVRWLSRGKVLSRFAACLSEFRTFLEMKNVEHPELANTEWLLKFYYLVDMTEHLNQLNVNMQGVGNTFENNAFENKLELFIANIETGRLLHFEKLGEFKDACTASDPAQHLDLQQLAGFTSNLLQSFKARFGEFRERTCLFKFITHPHERAVDSADLSYIPGVSVRDFELQAADLKASDMWVNKFKSLNEDLERLAQQQAELASKHKWKEMKKLQPADQLIVKTWNALSVAYHTLQRVSIAVLTMFGSTYACEQSFSHLKNIKTNLRSRLTDGSLNACMKLNLTTYQPDYKAISKTMQHQKSH